One Caulobacter segnis genomic window carries:
- the fabA gene encoding bifunctional 3-hydroxydecanoyl-ACP dehydratase/trans-2-decenoyl-ACP isomerase, whose translation MANPHDFHVPQDHYTKADLLKSGLGGYFGPGNAQLPAPPMLMMDRITDITLDGGDFGKGFVAAELDITPDLWFFDCHFIGDPVMPGCLGLDAMWQVIGYWLGWSGSPGKGRAIGVGEVKFRGHVTPEVKLVRYEISLRQVRRGRLALGLANGRLLADGECVYTASDLKVGMIAGPE comes from the coding sequence TTGGCGAACCCGCACGATTTCCACGTTCCGCAGGACCACTACACGAAGGCGGACCTGCTGAAGTCCGGCCTGGGCGGCTATTTCGGGCCGGGCAACGCGCAGCTGCCGGCCCCGCCGATGCTGATGATGGACCGGATCACCGACATCACCCTGGACGGCGGCGACTTCGGCAAGGGCTTCGTGGCGGCCGAGCTGGATATCACCCCGGATCTCTGGTTCTTCGACTGCCACTTCATCGGCGACCCGGTGATGCCGGGCTGCCTGGGGCTGGACGCCATGTGGCAGGTGATCGGCTACTGGCTGGGCTGGTCGGGCTCGCCGGGCAAGGGGCGGGCCATCGGGGTGGGCGAGGTGAAGTTCCGCGGCCACGTCACGCCCGAGGTGAAGCTGGTGCGGTACGAGATCAGCCTGCGCCAGGTCCGGCGCGGCAGGCTGGCCCTCGGCCTGGCGAACGGCCGCCTGCTGGCCGACGGCGAATGCGTCTACACCGCCAGCGACCTCAAGGTCGGCATGATCGCGGGTCCCGAATAG
- a CDS encoding nitric-oxide reductase large subunit, whose translation MFSVLLFFGREIYHAAPPIPAAVQTTTGTTVYTREDIQRGQAVWQAMGGMQQGSIWGHGGYLAPDWSADWLHREAVAQLDARAKADGAATFAALDARRQAAEQAVLRVDMRRNTYDPATEVIRISPDRAAAVALVQAHYRDLYQARTPEARALRVKYAFPTHTRLSDADARALSAFYFWTAWSATTERPGKTITYTSNWPHEPLVGNTPTGAVFLWSMISIIVLLAGVGAIVAYYAREFDAWRADSEPDGGFAGVDFMDRVTVTPSMLAVRKYFWVVMALFSAQVLLGVITAHYQVEGQGLYGLPFSDMLPYAITRTWHTQLAVLWIATAWLATGLYVAPLLTGHEPRFQVWGVNFLFGSLLVIVVGAFAGQWAAVNGFFHDLTANFWFGHQGYEYTDFGRFWQIYLFIGLLLWVVLVLRSLWPALRGQGGVSLVLLVAVSAVSIGLLFGASLMWGEKTHISIMEYWRWWVVHLWVEGVFEVFATAIVSALLVRMGLVRASVAATSVLFATIVFLGGGVLGTFHHLYFSGTPIGVIALGSVFSALEVVPLVVVGFEAFNRSKLEGQQAWEHVYRWPFRFFAAVLFWNLIGAGLLGFLINSPIALYYMQGLNTTAAHGHTALFGVYGMLGLGLILYCLRGLTDPSRWNQKALSIAFWGLNIGLAMMTFLSLLPQGLWQTYVSFSDHYAAARSAEMMHHPLMEALVWARVPGDVVFAVGVGAFVVFFVQAFLSKGKTTRAD comes from the coding sequence ATGTTCTCTGTACTGCTATTCTTCGGGCGCGAGATCTATCACGCCGCCCCGCCCATTCCGGCGGCGGTCCAGACCACCACGGGAACGACGGTCTATACCCGCGAGGACATCCAGCGCGGCCAGGCCGTGTGGCAGGCCATGGGCGGCATGCAGCAGGGCTCGATCTGGGGCCATGGCGGCTATCTGGCGCCGGACTGGAGCGCCGACTGGCTGCACCGGGAAGCGGTCGCCCAACTGGACGCGCGGGCCAAGGCCGACGGCGCGGCCACGTTCGCAGCGCTGGACGCGCGGCGACAGGCCGCCGAGCAGGCCGTCCTGCGCGTCGACATGCGCCGCAACACCTATGATCCCGCCACCGAGGTGATCCGCATCTCGCCCGACCGCGCCGCGGCCGTCGCGCTGGTGCAGGCGCACTATCGCGACCTCTACCAAGCGCGGACGCCGGAGGCCCGCGCGCTGCGGGTCAAGTACGCCTTCCCCACCCACACCCGGCTGAGCGACGCGGACGCCCGCGCCCTGTCGGCCTTCTATTTCTGGACCGCCTGGTCGGCCACCACCGAGCGACCTGGCAAGACCATCACCTACACCAGCAACTGGCCGCACGAGCCGCTGGTCGGCAACACCCCGACGGGGGCGGTCTTCCTGTGGTCGATGATCTCGATCATCGTCCTGCTGGCCGGCGTCGGGGCCATCGTCGCCTACTACGCCCGCGAGTTCGACGCCTGGCGCGCCGACAGCGAGCCCGACGGCGGCTTCGCAGGCGTAGACTTCATGGACCGCGTCACCGTGACCCCGTCCATGCTGGCCGTCCGCAAGTACTTCTGGGTGGTCATGGCGCTGTTCAGCGCCCAGGTGCTGCTGGGCGTCATCACCGCCCACTACCAGGTCGAGGGCCAGGGCCTTTACGGCCTGCCGTTCTCGGACATGCTGCCCTACGCCATCACCCGCACCTGGCACACCCAGCTGGCGGTGCTGTGGATCGCCACGGCCTGGCTGGCCACGGGCCTCTATGTCGCGCCGCTGCTGACCGGCCACGAGCCGAGATTCCAGGTCTGGGGCGTCAACTTCCTGTTTGGCAGCCTGCTGGTCATCGTCGTCGGCGCCTTCGCCGGCCAGTGGGCGGCGGTCAACGGCTTCTTCCACGACCTGACCGCCAACTTCTGGTTCGGCCATCAGGGCTACGAGTACACCGACTTCGGCCGCTTCTGGCAGATCTACCTGTTCATCGGCCTTCTGCTCTGGGTCGTGCTGGTGCTGCGATCGCTGTGGCCGGCGCTGCGCGGCCAGGGCGGCGTGTCTCTGGTGCTGCTGGTCGCGGTCTCGGCGGTCTCGATCGGCCTGCTGTTCGGGGCCAGCCTGATGTGGGGCGAGAAGACCCACATCTCGATCATGGAGTACTGGCGCTGGTGGGTCGTCCACCTGTGGGTCGAGGGCGTGTTCGAGGTCTTCGCCACCGCCATCGTCTCGGCCCTGCTGGTGCGCATGGGTCTGGTCCGCGCCTCGGTGGCGGCCACCTCGGTGCTGTTCGCCACCATCGTCTTCCTCGGCGGCGGGGTGCTGGGCACCTTCCACCACCTCTATTTCAGCGGCACGCCGATCGGGGTCATCGCCCTGGGCTCGGTGTTCTCGGCGCTGGAGGTCGTGCCGCTGGTCGTGGTCGGCTTCGAGGCCTTCAACCGCTCCAAGCTGGAAGGCCAGCAGGCCTGGGAGCACGTCTATCGCTGGCCGTTCCGGTTCTTCGCCGCCGTGCTGTTCTGGAACCTGATCGGCGCGGGCCTGCTGGGCTTCCTGATCAACTCGCCGATCGCGCTCTACTACATGCAGGGCCTGAACACGACGGCGGCCCACGGCCACACGGCGCTGTTCGGCGTCTACGGCATGCTGGGCCTGGGCCTCATCCTCTACTGCCTGCGGGGCCTGACCGACCCCAGCCGATGGAACCAGAAGGCGCTGTCGATCGCCTTCTGGGGCCTGAACATCGGCCTGGCGATGATGACCTTCCTGTCGCTGCTGCCCCAGGGCCTGTGGCAGACCTACGTCTCGTTCAGCGACCACTACGCGGCGGCCCGCTCCGCCGAGATGATGCACCATCCGCTGATGGAGGCGCTGGTCTGGGCCCGCGTGCCCGGCGACGTGGTCTTCGCCGTCGGGGTCGGGGCGTTCGTGGTGTTCTTCGTCCAGGCGTTCCTGTCGAAGGGGAAGACGACGCGGGCGGACTAG
- a CDS encoding M13 family metallopeptidase produces MKRVWFGAAAAAALSICAFGAQAHEQHACIDEACTVQSLMPTLAEGVAGDVTSLESPRYGTWGFDLTGMDTSVKPGDDFYKFANGAWDAKTEIPSDRVRYGNFDKLAELSEARTKAIIEGAAADKTATGEKAKIGAAYRAFMDEAGVEKLDAKPIQPWLDGVKKVKTKEEFTALMGKSSVTPYSTLIGLGVSTDAKSPQRYAVYAQTGGLSLPDRDYYLDAKFADKKTAYLAYVEKMLTLGGWEKPAENAKAIVDFETKLAEASWTRVERRNRDKTYNPATLAELQALTPGYDWNRYLVGTELPKLDRFIVTTNTSFPKYAKIYADTPLETLKAWQAFKVIDGGAPMLSKRFADASFEFRNKTLAGQPEQKPRWKRGVAQVNGLLGEAVGKEYVAAYFPPDSKAKMVALVGDIRTVLKTRIDGSDWMGPETKAKAQDKLAKFTVKIGYPDKWRDYSKLEIKEGDAYGNAIREGAWDYRHDVERLNQPVDKTEWGMTPQTVNAYYNSVNNEIVFPAAILQAPFFHPDADPAVNYGGIGGVIGHEIGHGFDDQGRKSDGDGVLRDWWTAEDAAKFEVQKVKLGKQYSAFEPFPGMHVNGDLTMGENIGDMAGLGFALDAYHVSLQGKPSPVLDGFTGDQRVYLGWAQVWRQKSRDDALKQQIASDPHSPAYYRVNGTIRNQPGWYAAFDVKPGDKLYVAPEDRVKIW; encoded by the coding sequence ATGAAAAGAGTTTGGTTCGGCGCCGCCGCCGCGGCGGCCCTGTCGATCTGCGCCTTCGGGGCCCAGGCCCACGAACAACACGCCTGCATCGACGAGGCCTGCACCGTGCAGTCGCTGATGCCGACCCTGGCGGAGGGCGTCGCCGGCGACGTCACCTCGCTGGAGTCGCCGCGCTACGGGACCTGGGGCTTCGACCTCACCGGCATGGACACCTCCGTGAAGCCGGGCGACGACTTCTACAAGTTCGCCAACGGCGCCTGGGACGCCAAGACCGAGATCCCGTCGGACCGCGTCCGCTACGGCAATTTCGACAAGCTGGCCGAGCTGTCCGAAGCCCGCACCAAGGCGATCATCGAAGGCGCCGCCGCCGACAAGACCGCGACGGGCGAGAAGGCCAAGATCGGCGCCGCCTACCGCGCCTTCATGGACGAGGCCGGCGTCGAGAAGCTGGACGCCAAGCCGATCCAGCCGTGGCTGGACGGCGTCAAGAAGGTCAAGACCAAGGAAGAGTTCACCGCCCTGATGGGCAAGAGCTCGGTCACGCCCTACTCGACCCTGATCGGCCTGGGCGTCTCGACCGACGCCAAGAGCCCGCAGCGCTACGCCGTCTACGCCCAGACCGGCGGCCTCAGCCTGCCCGACCGCGACTACTATCTGGACGCCAAGTTCGCCGACAAGAAGACGGCCTATCTGGCCTATGTCGAGAAGATGCTGACCCTGGGCGGCTGGGAGAAGCCGGCCGAGAACGCCAAGGCCATCGTCGACTTCGAGACCAAGCTGGCCGAGGCCTCGTGGACCCGCGTCGAGCGCCGCAACCGCGACAAGACCTACAACCCCGCCACCCTGGCCGAGCTGCAGGCCCTGACGCCGGGCTACGACTGGAACCGCTATCTGGTCGGGACCGAGCTGCCCAAGCTCGACCGCTTCATCGTCACCACCAACACCTCGTTCCCCAAGTACGCCAAGATCTACGCCGACACCCCGCTGGAGACCCTCAAGGCCTGGCAGGCGTTCAAGGTGATCGATGGCGGCGCGCCGATGCTGTCCAAGCGTTTCGCCGACGCCAGCTTCGAGTTCCGCAACAAGACCCTGGCCGGCCAGCCCGAGCAGAAGCCCCGCTGGAAGCGCGGCGTGGCCCAGGTCAACGGCCTGCTGGGCGAGGCGGTCGGCAAGGAATATGTCGCGGCCTACTTCCCGCCGGACTCCAAGGCCAAGATGGTCGCCCTGGTCGGCGACATCCGCACGGTCCTGAAGACCCGCATCGACGGCTCCGACTGGATGGGTCCGGAGACCAAGGCCAAGGCCCAGGACAAGCTGGCCAAGTTCACCGTCAAGATCGGCTATCCCGACAAGTGGCGCGACTATTCCAAGCTGGAGATCAAGGAAGGCGACGCCTACGGCAACGCCATCCGCGAGGGGGCCTGGGACTATCGCCACGACGTCGAGCGCCTGAACCAGCCGGTGGACAAGACCGAGTGGGGCATGACCCCGCAGACGGTCAACGCCTACTACAACTCGGTCAACAACGAGATCGTGTTCCCGGCCGCCATCCTGCAGGCGCCGTTCTTCCATCCGGACGCCGACCCGGCCGTCAACTACGGCGGCATCGGCGGCGTGATCGGCCACGAGATCGGCCACGGCTTCGACGACCAGGGCCGCAAGTCCGACGGCGACGGCGTGCTGCGCGACTGGTGGACGGCGGAAGACGCCGCCAAGTTCGAGGTCCAGAAGGTCAAGCTGGGCAAGCAGTACTCGGCCTTCGAGCCCTTCCCGGGCATGCACGTCAACGGCGACCTGACCATGGGCGAGAACATCGGCGACATGGCCGGCCTCGGCTTCGCCCTGGACGCCTACCACGTCTCGCTGCAGGGCAAGCCCTCGCCGGTGCTGGACGGCTTCACCGGCGACCAGCGCGTCTATCTGGGCTGGGCCCAGGTGTGGCGCCAGAAGTCGCGCGACGACGCCCTCAAGCAGCAGATCGCCAGCGACCCGCACTCGCCGGCCTACTATCGCGTCAACGGCACGATCCGGAACCAGCCCGGCTGGTACGCGGCCTTCGACGTCAAGCCGGGCGACAAGCTGTACGTCGCGCCGGAAGACCGCGTGAAGATCTGGTAG